One Myxosarcina sp. GI1 genomic window carries:
- a CDS encoding type II CAAX prenyl endopeptidase Rce1 family protein, producing MTTFLLNIVNILQHRVVTAILRLPNLQAIEHLIMAIFIYALLALVTGFKTKFLTFAVEQNWISISRVTFTALLAPAISEEILFRVLLLPHPEENHGVNYVLIWVLISLLTFVIYHPVNGFTLYTAGAKTFTNPIFLLLATGLGISCIYLYLDSGSLWTPVVFHWLIVVVWLLCLGGSTRLTP from the coding sequence ATGACTACGTTTCTTCTCAATATAGTAAATATTTTGCAGCACCGAGTAGTTACGGCTATACTTAGACTACCAAACTTACAGGCTATAGAGCATTTAATAATGGCAATATTTATTTATGCTCTTTTAGCCTTAGTAACTGGCTTTAAAACTAAGTTTTTAACATTTGCAGTCGAACAGAACTGGATAAGTATTAGTCGTGTGACATTTACTGCTCTGCTAGCTCCTGCAATTAGCGAGGAAATCTTGTTTCGTGTTTTGCTGCTACCTCATCCTGAAGAAAATCATGGAGTAAACTATGTATTGATTTGGGTTTTAATTAGTTTACTGACATTTGTAATCTATCATCCAGTTAATGGTTTTACTTTATATACAGCAGGTGCAAAAACTTTTACCAATCCAATTTTTTTGCTTCTGGCTACTGGTTTGGGTATATCTTGTATCTATTTATATCTCGATAGCGGTTCTTTGTGGACTCCTGTAGTTTTTCATTGGTTAATTGTAGTTGTTTGGCTCCTGTGTTTGGGCGGCAGCACTAGATTGACACCATAA
- a CDS encoding 1-acyl-sn-glycerol-3-phosphate acyltransferase, whose protein sequence is MANLKQDSVKSNIDFKRSDSIHSHVSPWLARILYPLGGYLVLPFFFKKIVINGRQNIPKTGAILVAPTHRSRWDAVIVPTAVGKTVSKRDVHFMVTTNEVKGLQGWFIRHMGGFPVNTERPQIDSVLHSIDILQQDDKILVIFPEGNIFREDTIQPLKRGVASIALETKLKEPERDVNILPVSIRYNERYPTWGTRVKVDIGSPLKVLSCDRKSLRSSSQKLTKSLQARLQELYESQSA, encoded by the coding sequence ATGGCTAACCTCAAACAAGATTCTGTAAAAAGTAATATCGATTTTAAAAGATCTGATTCCATACATTCTCACGTCTCTCCTTGGTTAGCACGAATACTCTATCCCCTTGGTGGCTATTTAGTTTTGCCTTTTTTCTTTAAAAAAATTGTTATTAACGGTAGACAAAACATTCCTAAAACTGGCGCGATTTTGGTCGCTCCAACACATCGTTCTCGATGGGATGCTGTGATAGTTCCTACTGCTGTGGGTAAAACAGTTAGCAAGCGAGATGTACATTTTATGGTTACTACTAATGAAGTAAAAGGATTGCAGGGTTGGTTCATTCGCCACATGGGCGGGTTTCCCGTCAATACCGAACGTCCTCAAATTGATAGCGTACTTCACAGTATTGACATCTTACAGCAAGATGACAAGATACTAGTAATTTTTCCTGAAGGAAATATTTTTCGCGAAGATACCATTCAACCATTAAAAAGAGGAGTAGCTTCAATTGCTCTAGAAACCAAACTCAAGGAACCCGAACGAGATGTAAATATACTACCTGTCAGCATACGCTATAACGAGCGATATCCTACTTGGGGTACCAGAGTAAAAGTTGATATTGGTTCGCCTTTAAAGGTTCTCAGTTGCGATCGCAAATCCCTACGCAGTAGTTCGCAAAAATTAACAAAATCTTTACAAGCACGACTGCAAGAATTATACGAAAGCCAGTCGGCATAA
- a CDS encoding PP2C family serine/threonine-protein phosphatase: protein MEREFKPKTFMPNSEPRIQCSNPHCVASNLLEAELCHVCKTPITKRYLWAFEEAISPEQINRLIGGRYLALSNKIFLDTKPRLSPQIPDNIPPNIVTYLQLFSLYPHIPQVYGQLEGTDVWLLDFGTVPTTDTGKLIAPMIPRITNLWHQATALQQLNWLHQLAKLWQPLTEKQVVSSLLVPQSIGINGLHVQLLQLEFDRDRSISLQDLGRVWKKYLKSRAPEIESVLERIYDLLELGAIATVSQLIAALNRAIELVSKSYEYSYQIYATSDTGPNRQKNQDAVFPPQNKLISITGTEPALAIVCDGVGGHEGGEIAATEAIEQLRSRIYKLSESNDSQSSETIIAKLIEFINSTNDAISKRNDSEQRQERQRMGTTLVMSLSRAHETYLAHVGDSRIYSITSTSCHQLTVDDDLASREVRLGYAVYRDSVQYPSAGALIQAIGMRDSMSLHPNIQRHFVDRDCIFLLCSDGLSDFDRVEQYWKQIVLPVLDDKKDIATSVKTLIRIANERNGHDNATVALVHCRVKPKPNSTQVRVSWSEIEPVISESVVSAPLAPETRSLPDTKTVDTSDDLPTQKTEIIETKNSSQLLKTVALILSALVTILLLYFYLQPEPGDRNDSETVPETSEPEIIE from the coding sequence ATGGAGCGCGAATTTAAGCCTAAAACATTTATGCCAAATTCTGAGCCGAGAATTCAATGCTCGAATCCCCACTGTGTAGCTTCTAATTTGTTAGAAGCCGAGCTTTGTCATGTCTGCAAAACTCCAATAACCAAACGCTACTTATGGGCATTTGAAGAAGCAATATCTCCAGAGCAAATTAATCGGTTAATAGGCGGTCGTTACTTAGCACTAAGTAATAAGATTTTTTTAGATACCAAACCGAGACTATCTCCTCAGATTCCCGATAATATCCCACCAAACATAGTAACTTATTTGCAGTTGTTCTCTCTCTATCCTCATATTCCTCAAGTTTACGGTCAACTAGAAGGTACAGATGTATGGTTGTTAGACTTCGGAACGGTTCCTACTACCGATACAGGTAAACTAATTGCACCAATGATTCCCAGAATCACAAATTTGTGGCATCAAGCAACAGCATTACAACAGCTAAATTGGTTGCACCAACTGGCGAAATTATGGCAGCCTTTAACAGAAAAACAAGTCGTTTCAAGTTTGTTGGTACCACAATCGATTGGAATTAATGGCTTACACGTTCAATTACTCCAGCTAGAATTCGACCGCGATCGCTCGATTAGCTTGCAGGATTTAGGTCGAGTGTGGAAAAAATACCTTAAGTCCCGCGCTCCTGAAATTGAATCGGTGTTAGAACGAATATACGACCTATTAGAGCTAGGTGCGATCGCCACAGTAAGTCAGTTAATAGCAGCATTAAATCGAGCGATCGAGTTAGTTAGCAAGTCTTATGAATACTCTTATCAAATTTATGCTACTTCCGATACGGGACCCAATCGCCAAAAAAATCAGGATGCAGTTTTCCCGCCTCAAAACAAACTGATAAGCATTACAGGAACAGAACCAGCTTTAGCTATTGTCTGTGATGGTGTAGGAGGACATGAAGGAGGAGAGATTGCCGCTACTGAAGCGATCGAACAGTTGCGATCGCGTATTTATAAACTTTCTGAAAGTAATGACAGTCAAAGTTCAGAAACTATAATCGCCAAACTGATTGAATTTATCAACAGTACCAACGATGCTATCAGCAAACGTAACGATAGCGAACAGCGACAAGAAAGGCAACGAATGGGTACTACTCTTGTCATGTCACTATCTCGCGCTCATGAAACCTATCTCGCTCATGTAGGTGATTCTCGCATTTATAGTATCACTTCAACGAGTTGTCATCAGCTTACCGTTGACGACGATTTGGCATCGCGAGAAGTACGACTGGGTTATGCAGTTTACCGCGATTCTGTTCAGTATCCTTCTGCGGGTGCTTTAATCCAAGCCATAGGAATGCGAGATTCGATGTCGCTACACCCAAATATACAGCGGCACTTTGTCGATCGCGACTGTATTTTTCTCCTATGCAGTGATGGCTTGAGCGATTTCGACCGAGTCGAGCAATACTGGAAACAAATAGTTTTACCCGTTTTAGATGACAAAAAAGATATTGCTACTTCGGTTAAAACTTTAATTAGAATTGCCAACGAACGAAATGGACATGACAATGCTACAGTAGCTTTGGTACATTGTCGAGTTAAACCAAAACCCAACTCTACTCAAGTCAGGGTTTCATGGTCTGAGATCGAACCTGTTATTAGCGAATCTGTTGTATCGGCACCGCTCGCGCCAGAAACGAGATCGTTACCCGATACTAAAACTGTAGATACCTCAGACGATTTACCAACCCAAAAAACAGAAATAATTGAAACTAAAAACTCTTCACAACTACTAAAAACAGTCGCCTTAATCTTGTCTGCATTAGTAACAATATTGTTATTGTATTTTTATTTGCAACCCGAACCAGGCGATCGTAATGACTCAGAAACCGTACCTGAAACTTCCGAACCAGAAATAATTGAATAA
- a CDS encoding glycosyltransferase family 4 protein, with the protein MFKLSNFWAIEVKNLFKQTFQENFKELVQANANFRLLIVTQFYPPDYAATGQLIQELSTQLSKENIQVSVFTGQPGYAFKQKQAPTYEENGLLRIKRSRAAQFWSKRVRGKTLNGIFFCVRALLHLLRSARKNDIVLLTTAPPFLSTVGYIANLLFKLDYVCLVYDLYPEVAIELDIISPEHPITKLWHKLNSLVWQRSKKIVVLSDTMKERIVARHPQVADKISIIHNWANADWIVPMAKKHNWFARQHGMDCQFTVLYSGNLGRCHDLETILGTIKLLKKESVRFVFIGAGAKHDLCRQTVAELKLNNCIFLPYQDRKNLPYSLTACDLALVSIAPGLEGVVAPSKLYGIMAAGRAIAAICEPHSYLRNLISDANCGACFDNNSSESLAEFILTLSNNPRKAIELGDAGRKYMEQYFTPRIIAKQYSEVLAPTSQSAFVTELSPNNF; encoded by the coding sequence GTGTTTAAATTATCTAATTTTTGGGCGATTGAAGTAAAAAATTTATTCAAACAAACTTTTCAGGAAAATTTCAAAGAATTAGTGCAGGCTAATGCTAACTTTCGCTTATTAATAGTCACTCAGTTTTATCCCCCTGACTATGCTGCCACAGGGCAACTCATTCAAGAACTATCAACTCAATTAAGTAAAGAAAATATCCAGGTAAGTGTATTTACGGGACAGCCTGGATATGCCTTCAAGCAAAAACAGGCACCAACTTACGAAGAAAATGGGCTATTAAGAATAAAGCGATCGCGAGCCGCACAGTTTTGGTCTAAAAGAGTACGCGGCAAAACTCTTAACGGTATCTTTTTTTGTGTGCGAGCTTTATTGCATTTATTGCGCTCGGCTCGAAAAAACGACATCGTTTTATTAACAACTGCACCACCATTTTTATCCACAGTCGGTTATATTGCTAATTTGTTATTTAAACTCGATTATGTTTGTTTGGTATACGATTTGTATCCAGAAGTGGCGATCGAGTTAGATATAATTTCACCCGAACACCCAATTACTAAACTCTGGCATAAACTAAATAGTTTAGTCTGGCAGAGGAGTAAAAAAATTGTCGTTCTTAGCGACACTATGAAAGAACGCATCGTAGCCAGACATCCACAGGTTGCTGACAAAATATCGATTATTCATAACTGGGCAAATGCTGATTGGATCGTACCTATGGCAAAAAAACACAATTGGTTTGCCCGCCAACATGGTATGGATTGCCAATTTACAGTTTTGTATTCTGGTAACTTAGGGCGATGTCACGATTTAGAAACAATTTTAGGCACTATTAAACTACTCAAAAAAGAATCGGTTCGGTTTGTTTTTATTGGTGCGGGAGCTAAACACGATCTTTGCCGTCAAACTGTAGCAGAACTTAAGTTAAACAACTGCATTTTTCTACCCTATCAAGATCGTAAAAACTTACCATATTCTCTAACTGCTTGTGATTTGGCACTAGTTAGTATCGCTCCCGGTTTAGAAGGAGTAGTAGCTCCAAGCAAACTATATGGAATTATGGCCGCAGGAAGAGCGATCGCTGCAATTTGCGAACCTCACTCTTATTTAAGAAACTTGATTTCTGATGCCAATTGTGGTGCTTGCTTTGATAATAATAGCAGCGAGAGTTTGGCTGAATTTATCTTGACTTTATCTAACAATCCTAGAAAAGCAATTGAATTAGGAGATGCTGGACGTAAATACATGGAGCAGTATTTTACTCCTAGGATTATCGCCAAACAATACAGTGAAGTTCTAGCTCCTACCAGCCAATCTGCTTTTGTTACCGAGTTAAGTCCTAACAATTTTTAG
- a CDS encoding Gldg family protein encodes MITKILFLLGLALGVAGLVAGGVGEWSLIPILLLAAGVILIVISLAIASKNRGIWSKRSTQVGTNALITTVSVLVILGLINFLGVRHAARWDLTENQIFTLSTQSQAIAKNIEQPLKVWVFERNPNPELENLLENYRRYSSNFQYEFVDPDIEIAVAREFGVTSPGEIYLEYNDKRQQITLQSTALGENLTETQLTNAIANIKRDRNYTIYFLQGHGESSLEAAQGGLSQAVGSLENKGYTVETFNLAASGSIPDNADVVVIAGATRTLLAGEVEALQQYIDNGGNLLLMLSPDTETGFGSLLNNWGIEIDDRLIIDGSGAGNVLGLGPAVLIINSYGNHPITNSFGNGISIFPESLPLEIQEREAIDTTPLIVSGDNTWGESDLAGEITFDPESDLRGPLNVAIASSKQQPQSSRLVVFGSSTFATNGWFEQQLNGDIFLNSVDWLIGENETVLAVRPREQTNRRINLTPLQAGLISWMALIIMPLLGLVIGVILWWRRR; translated from the coding sequence ATGATAACAAAAATTTTATTCTTACTTGGTTTGGCTTTAGGGGTTGCAGGTTTAGTTGCAGGCGGTGTAGGCGAATGGAGTTTAATCCCAATTTTACTATTGGCTGCGGGAGTGATTTTAATTGTTATTAGTTTGGCGATCGCCAGTAAAAATCGAGGTATTTGGAGTAAAAGATCGACTCAGGTAGGAACTAACGCTTTAATTACTACTGTGTCGGTATTAGTTATTCTAGGTTTAATCAATTTTTTGGGGGTTCGACATGCAGCTAGATGGGATTTAACTGAAAATCAAATTTTTACTCTGTCAACCCAATCTCAGGCGATCGCCAAAAATATAGAGCAGCCGCTAAAAGTCTGGGTATTCGAGCGTAACCCCAACCCCGAATTAGAAAACCTGCTAGAAAACTATCGTCGCTATAGCTCGAACTTTCAGTACGAGTTTGTCGATCCAGACATTGAAATTGCCGTAGCGCGAGAGTTTGGCGTTACTTCACCAGGAGAAATTTATCTCGAATATAACGACAAACGCCAGCAAATAACCTTGCAATCAACTGCCTTGGGTGAAAATCTTACCGAAACCCAATTAACTAACGCGATCGCCAACATAAAGCGCGATCGCAACTATACGATTTATTTTCTTCAGGGACACGGAGAATCTTCCTTAGAAGCGGCTCAGGGAGGATTATCACAGGCAGTTGGTAGCCTAGAAAATAAAGGTTATACTGTCGAAACTTTTAATCTAGCTGCTAGCGGCAGTATTCCAGATAATGCCGATGTCGTTGTTATAGCAGGTGCGACTAGAACTTTACTCGCTGGCGAAGTAGAGGCACTCCAGCAATATATCGACAATGGTGGTAATTTATTGCTGATGCTATCACCCGATACCGAAACTGGCTTTGGTTCGCTATTAAACAACTGGGGTATAGAAATTGACGACCGTCTGATTATCGATGGTTCTGGTGCGGGTAACGTTTTGGGTTTGGGACCTGCGGTACTAATAATTAATAGTTACGGCAATCATCCAATTACAAATAGTTTTGGTAACGGCATTTCTATTTTTCCCGAATCACTTCCTTTAGAGATTCAAGAGCGTGAAGCGATCGATACTACTCCTTTGATAGTTAGCGGCGATAACACTTGGGGCGAAAGCGATCTAGCAGGAGAAATTACCTTCGATCCCGAAAGCGATCTTCGAGGTCCTTTAAACGTCGCAATCGCCAGTAGCAAACAGCAACCCCAATCTTCTCGCCTAGTTGTTTTTGGCAGTTCTACTTTTGCTACTAACGGCTGGTTCGAGCAACAGCTAAACGGCGATATTTTTCTCAATTCGGTTGACTGGCTGATAGGAGAAAACGAAACTGTTTTGGCAGTGCGTCCCAGAGAACAGACTAATCGACGCATCAATCTGACACCTCTGCAAGCAGGTCTTATTAGCTGGATGGCTTTAATAATTATGCCTTTATTGGGACTAGTTATCGGAGTAATCTTATGGTGGCGCAGAAGATAA